TACTTGGGCTCGCCTGCGACGGTAGCAGCGTCTGCCATTACTGGCATTATTACCGATCCTAGGGAATTCTTAAAATAGGAGGATTAGTCTGCTATGGAACTTAGAGGGAAAGCACACAAGTTCGGTGATGATGTCAACACCGACTACATAATCTCGGGACGGTATAAGTTTAAAACCTTAGACATGACAGAGCTGGCCAAGCACGTTATGGAGGACCTGGATCCCGATTTTTATTCGAAGGTTCAAAAGGGAGATATGATAGTTGCTGGGAAGAACTTCGGCTGCGGGTCGTCACGTGAACAGGCTCCATGGGCAATCATACATGCCGGTATCAGCGCGGTCCTGGCCAAGTCCTTTGCCCGCATTTTTTATCGCAACTGCATCAACACCGGGTTGCCTCTTATCGAGTGCGATACCGACCGCATTGAGCCGGGGGACGAGCTCGAGGTGGATCTGGAACGAGGGGTAATTTCTAATTTAACCCAGGGAACTGAGATTCCGATAAAGCCGTTGCCCAAGGTTATGATCAAGATCCTCTCGGACGGGGGGCTGGTGGAACACTTCAAGAAATACGGCACGTTCAATTTTGACTGACGGACAGCTTACAGTTCTCAGTTTATCATTCTTAATTCTGCATTCTAGATTCTCAATTACTTCCTGGCTCAGCTGAAACTTTTGCCTACGAAGACATCGGGCGGTATAGCTCGTTGACTTCAATCGGTAACGAGTAAACGTTATAAGGGGTGAATATTTTGGTCGAGGGTGAAAAAATCAGGGTGGTCAACGGAGCGCTGCAGGTTCCGGATAATCCGATAATTCCTTTTATTATCGGTGATGGTACCGGGCCCGATATATGGGCAGCAGCATCAAGGGTACTCGAGGCTGCGGTAGAAAGAGCATATCAGGGCAAGAAAAAAATTGTATGGAAAGAGATTCTCGCGGGTGAAAAGGCTTTTAACTTGATAGGACAGTGGCTTCCTCAGGAAACCATAGATACCATCAGGGAGTACGTTATAGCAATAAAAGGGCCACTTACTACTCCTATAGGTGGCGGCATCCGTTCTCTGAACGTGGCTTTGCGGCAAGAGCTGGATCTATATGCCTGTGTTAGACCGGTGCGTTATTTCAAAGGAGTACCATCTCCGGTCAAAAGGCCCGAGGACACGGACATGGTGATATTTAGAGAAAATACAGAAGACATCTATGCAGGCATCGAGTGGCCAAAAGGGTCGGAAGAGGTCAAGAAGGTCATAAGGTTCTTAAAAGACGAAATGGGAGTGAAAAACATAAGGTTTCCCGAAACATCGGCCATTGGCATAAAGCCCATATCGGAAGAAGGGAGCAAGAGGCTGGTTCGAGCGGCAATAAGGTATGCGCTGAGCGAAGGACGAAAGAGCGTGACCCTGGTTCACAAGGGGAACATTATGAAGTTTACTGAGGGAGGCTTCAAGAACTGGGGGTACGAAGTAGCGGAACAGGAGTTTGGGGACCACGTCTTTACCTGGAACCAGTACGATGAGATCAAGGAACGTAAAGGAGAAAAAGCAGCTAATGAGGCTCAAGCAGAGGCTGAGGCCCAGGGCAAGCTCATAGTTAAGGACGTAATTGCCGATATCTTTTTGCAGCAGATACTGACCCGTCCTCGAGAATTCGATGTTATAGCTACTATGAACCTCAATGGTGATTACATTTCTGATGCGTTAGCCGCGCAGGTAGGGGGGATTGGAATTGCCCCAGGAGCTAACATCAACTATGATACTGGACATGCGGTATTTGAAGCAACCCACGGAACAGCTCCCAAATACGCCGGGCTGGACAAGGTCAATCCTTCCTCGGTTCTTTTGTCAGGGGAAATGATGTTGCGGCACTTGGGATGGCATGAAGCCGCGGATCTCATTATAGGAGCTGTGGAAAGAACCATAGCGAGTAAGATCGTGACCTATGACTTTGCCCGGTTGATGGAGGGCGCAACCGAAGTAAAATGCTCGGAATTCGGGGATGCTCTAATTCAAAACCTGTAGCCCTTTGGATAGAACAAAATTGAGAAATACAGGATTAAGAGGAAAACCTGGCCAGGCCAGGTTTTTTTATTTGCTCATAAAACACAGAGGGTATGACAAAAAATAAATTTGAATTCAGATCAAAGGAGGCGAAAAAGATGGCTAGCGAAATCAGAATGCAAGGTGGAGTTGTGGCCAGCCCGTACCCGGTCAACACCGGGGAAAATCTAAAAATAATTTATAACGGGTTATTGGCACAGAGTGGAGCCGACCGGGTCTTTTTGCACATGGGTTACGGACCTTCCACCCATTGGGCGAGCATCCATGACCAGGAGATGATGCGGACAGATCGCGGGTTCGAAACTACCTTGAAGGTAGAGAGACCTGACCGTATCAACTTTTGTTTCAAAGACTCGGCCAACAATTGGGATAACAACAACGGTATGAATTGGAGTGTGTGAACCGAAGAGGAGGCCATGGCATGGCTCGGGCAGAGATTGAAGGCGGGGTAATAGCGCATCCGGTGCCGGTTACGGCTGGGGCTGAGGTTAATATCAAGTACAATGGCCTCTTGGCTGCCAGCGGGGCAGATGCCGTCTACCTTCATTACGGGTACGGTCCAGCCGATCACTGGGCCGATGTTGCCGACTTGCCCATGCACCGAACTTCAGACGGGTTTGAAGCCAGCATCAAAGTAAAATCTAATGACCGGCTGAATTTCTGTTTCAAAGATAGTGCCAACAACTGGGATAACAACAGCGGCAAGGATTGGAGTTATACTATTCATTCTGGCAGGAAGCCCTAGCAATTCCCCTCGCTTGGTCCCGGGTTCAATTACCCGGGCTTTTTTATGTTTGGGGAGCCGTATGCTTACCAAGAAACCGGAACATATTAATGAAAGATGCTGCTAAAATAGGCGTTTTGAACTTCGCTATTTGAAGAAGGTTGCTAGGAGGTACTTTTATGCGAGTGATGATGCTTTCCTGGGAGTTTCCTCCAAGAGTGGTCGGGGGACTGGCTATGCACGTGTACGATTTGTCTACATCGATGGTTCGACAAGGACTGGAGGTAACGGTCGTAACCTGCGGCGGGTCAGAGTCACTGGAGAGAGAGAGGGTTGAAGGAGTAGAAGTATTGCGCGTTCGCCCTTATGACTTGCCTACCGCTGACATCCTGGGCTGGTCACTTCAGTTGAACGTAGCTATCCTGGAAAGGGCCATAGACTATGTGAACCAGGAAGGAGAGGTGGATATAATACACGCTCACGACTGGTTGGTAGCATGCGCGGCTCGGGCGTTGAAACACGGCTACAGAATTCCTATGGTGGCTACTGTGCACGCTACCGAGTACGGGCGCAATAACGGGCTCCATAACCAGTTACAGAGAAGTATAAGTGACATCGAATGGTGGCTAACCTATGAAGCCTGGCGGGTCATATGTTGTTCTAGCTATATGGTCGATGAAGTGCGGCGGGTGTTTAATTTGCCTTCCGATAAAATACGTTTGATACCTAATGGGGTATACCCGGAAAGATTGCGGCAGAAGGAAGTGCCGACCGGTTTTAAAGATAGATGGGCCCTCCCTTACGAAAAGATAGTGTTTTTTGTGGGCAGGTTGGTGCCGGAAAAAGGGGTGCAAGTGCTTCTGGAGGCTGTGCCTAAAATTCTCGGGCATTGTCCTGAAGCAAAATTCGTTATCGCTGGAACCGGTCCTTTTCACGATTTCTTGCGACAAAAGGCAAACGACTTGGGTCTTGGGGATAAGGTCTGTTTCACAGGGTATATCAGTGAAGAGGACCGTGACCGGCTGTACCAGGTAGCCGATGTAGCGGTCTTTCCCAGTCTTTACGAACCGTTTGGCATAGTAGCTCTCGAGGCCATGGCTGCAGGAACCCCGGTTGTGGTTTCGGACAGCGGTGGGTTAGCGGAGATAGTAAAAAACAACGAAGACGGGCTGTGGGCTATAACCGGGTCAGCCAATTCCCTGGCGGACAGGGTGATAGAGATATTAACAAACCGAGATCTAGCCCAAAAACTTGCCCACAATGCAATTGAGAAGGTGTACGCCCAATATGACTGGAGGATAATCTCAGCTAAAACCGTGGAAGTGTACGAAGAAATTCTGAAAGAAAGCAAAAACAGCGGGTTTCGAGCTCCGCGCAAGTATGAATGGCCTTTTCGTCGGCAAAGCCTGGTTGCGAGGCGAGCCACAGACCCGGCACTCAGCTGACTGAAGTTGTAACATGACAGTAGGCTCCAAAACGCTAGTCAATAATCAAGATTTAAGCTGAGTGCCGGGTCAGCGGCGATTTCCAGTTTTTACGGGTTGGAAGGCACGATGACGTAGCTAGGTATTTCTACGTCGTAACGCAGCATAAGTTGAAACAGGTAGTCTGCAGAAACGGGCAACCGTACTACCATGTGGCGTGCTGTGCCTGCAGTGCGGTTAAGGGTCTTCATGAACCGTATTAGACTGTTATCCGAGGCGAACGTTAGCTCACGAGCATCGATAATTATGCTGCAACAGGCCTTACCCAAGGCGGCGGCAAAGGATTTAACAGCTTTGCTTGCCGCTGTTTCGTTTATTTTTCCAGTCATTTTAGCCAGGGCTTGAACCCCGTCCGTAAAAAGCTCGATTTTCGTCAGTTGGTGATGGATAACTTTGAAAATAGGTTGCTCTATTAGCGAGAAGGCGTCCCGCGACTCGGTTTCGCCGGGCTGGAGTAAGGTCTGGGCATAGTGCTTGTTTTCTCTCACCCATTTCCTTACCAGCCAGTAACCTACGGCGCGAAAGGCCACGGATCGCCATCCCGATACCTGGAAATTTGAAAAAAGGTTGCTTAAAGAGTAGAAACGCTTAAACGCTTCCTGGGTCTCGGCCTGCAATGAATAAGACGACATGCCTGCGGGGGTAAATACTACGTGATGGGCGTCATACAGGCTCCATTCGCGGGTAAAGATGCGCCCAGCAGCTTCCAACTCGGCAAAGGTTCTGGTCCCCGGCAAAGGGGTCAGTATCATGAACTGAACGGTGTCGATGTGGTTCTTAAGCGCAAAAGACACCGTTTCTTCAATGGTTTCCGCAGTGTCTTCATCGCTTCCAAAGACGAACATTCCGTGCACCATTATGCCGTAATCGTGAAAACGTTTAACGCAGTACTCGATGTCGGATACTTCCTGGCGCTTGTTATAGTTTTTCAAGGTTTTGGGATTGATGGACTCCATCCCCACGTATACGTAACCACATCCGCTATCCCGCATGAGCGAGAGGAGCTCATCATCCCGCGCGCTTTCAGTACGTACCTGAGCAAACCAGCGGCGGGGT
The sequence above is drawn from the Syntrophothermus lipocalidus DSM 12680 genome and encodes:
- a CDS encoding 3-isopropylmalate dehydratase small subunit; protein product: MELRGKAHKFGDDVNTDYIISGRYKFKTLDMTELAKHVMEDLDPDFYSKVQKGDMIVAGKNFGCGSSREQAPWAIIHAGISAVLAKSFARIFYRNCINTGLPLIECDTDRIEPGDELEVDLERGVISNLTQGTEIPIKPLPKVMIKILSDGGLVEHFKKYGTFNFD
- a CDS encoding carbohydrate-binding protein, with product MASEIRMQGGVVASPYPVNTGENLKIIYNGLLAQSGADRVFLHMGYGPSTHWASIHDQEMMRTDRGFETTLKVERPDRINFCFKDSANNWDNNNGMNWSV
- a CDS encoding carbohydrate-binding protein, with translation MARAEIEGGVIAHPVPVTAGAEVNIKYNGLLAASGADAVYLHYGYGPADHWADVADLPMHRTSDGFEASIKVKSNDRLNFCFKDSANNWDNNSGKDWSYTIHSGRKP
- the icd gene encoding NADP-dependent isocitrate dehydrogenase — translated: MNILVEGEKIRVVNGALQVPDNPIIPFIIGDGTGPDIWAAASRVLEAAVERAYQGKKKIVWKEILAGEKAFNLIGQWLPQETIDTIREYVIAIKGPLTTPIGGGIRSLNVALRQELDLYACVRPVRYFKGVPSPVKRPEDTDMVIFRENTEDIYAGIEWPKGSEEVKKVIRFLKDEMGVKNIRFPETSAIGIKPISEEGSKRLVRAAIRYALSEGRKSVTLVHKGNIMKFTEGGFKNWGYEVAEQEFGDHVFTWNQYDEIKERKGEKAANEAQAEAEAQGKLIVKDVIADIFLQQILTRPREFDVIATMNLNGDYISDALAAQVGGIGIAPGANINYDTGHAVFEATHGTAPKYAGLDKVNPSSVLLSGEMMLRHLGWHEAADLIIGAVERTIASKIVTYDFARLMEGATEVKCSEFGDALIQNL
- a CDS encoding glycosyltransferase family 4 protein; the encoded protein is MRVMMLSWEFPPRVVGGLAMHVYDLSTSMVRQGLEVTVVTCGGSESLERERVEGVEVLRVRPYDLPTADILGWSLQLNVAILERAIDYVNQEGEVDIIHAHDWLVACAARALKHGYRIPMVATVHATEYGRNNGLHNQLQRSISDIEWWLTYEAWRVICCSSYMVDEVRRVFNLPSDKIRLIPNGVYPERLRQKEVPTGFKDRWALPYEKIVFFVGRLVPEKGVQVLLEAVPKILGHCPEAKFVIAGTGPFHDFLRQKANDLGLGDKVCFTGYISEEDRDRLYQVADVAVFPSLYEPFGIVALEAMAAGTPVVVSDSGGLAEIVKNNEDGLWAITGSANSLADRVIEILTNRDLAQKLAHNAIEKVYAQYDWRIISAKTVEVYEEILKESKNSGFRAPRKYEWPFRRQSLVARRATDPALS
- a CDS encoding B12-binding domain-containing radical SAM protein, whose translation is MNITLIEPKPPGKHVFSTVKMPRLGLPILGTILRQQGHHVNLVYGTYRNVKASDLAGTQLVGISATTSTAPYAYRLADFARSQGIAVVMGGPHVSFMPEEALGHCDYVVRMEGDYTFPALVQCLNQGEIPFEVPGISFVHNGEVIHNPAPDWVDIATLPFPHISVFGANRLSTYPVVTSRGCPYDCTFCSVTPMFGHKMRCRSIESIVEELEQYKGKQVFFVDDNFTASPARAKALMRAMIEKNARPRRWFAQVRTESARDDELLSLMRDSGCGYVYVGMESINPKTLKNYNKRQEVSDIEYCVKRFHDYGIMVHGMFVFGSDEDTAETIEETVSFALKNHIDTVQFMILTPLPGTRTFAELEAAGRIFTREWSLYDAHHVVFTPAGMSSYSLQAETQEAFKRFYSLSNLFSNFQVSGWRSVAFRAVGYWLVRKWVRENKHYAQTLLQPGETESRDAFSLIEQPIFKVIHHQLTKIELFTDGVQALAKMTGKINETAASKAVKSFAAALGKACCSIIIDARELTFASDNSLIRFMKTLNRTAGTARHMVVRLPVSADYLFQLMLRYDVEIPSYVIVPSNP